The following proteins are encoded in a genomic region of Streptomyces sp. SLBN-31:
- a CDS encoding glycosyl hydrolase has protein sequence MPPAVRFGVNYTPSEGWFHHWLDFDPDSVRADLDSIAALGLDHVRVFPLWPYFQPNRTLIRGRAVEQLVQLVDAAAECGLDVNVDGLQGHLSSFDFLPAWTRTWHRRNLFTDPEVLDGQAEYLRTLAAALADRPNFLGMTLGNEVNQFSAGPHPDPDRATGDEIDAWLARMLAACEKGAPGRLHLHAEYDATWYQDDMPFTPAQAARHGAVTAVHSWVFNGTAQRHGRTAVPTEHHAAYLVELSKAWADDPHRPVWLQEVGAPAPLVPPEHAAAFTEATVVNALDCPDLWGITWWCSHDVSRELVDFPELEYGLGLLTNDRHPKDTARVLAAAASREHPAPAPRTTALVVPAEPGSRSRCAPGGPVFDAFFRLTADGARPTTVLDTRADDGDHLAARAITEVVTPEQVLPTPQGGTSS, from the coding sequence ATGCCTCCAGCCGTGCGCTTCGGCGTCAACTACACCCCCAGCGAAGGGTGGTTCCACCACTGGCTCGACTTCGACCCCGACTCCGTACGCGCCGACCTCGACTCCATCGCCGCGCTCGGGCTGGACCACGTGCGGGTCTTCCCGCTGTGGCCGTACTTCCAGCCCAACAGGACGCTGATCCGCGGGCGGGCCGTCGAGCAGCTCGTGCAGCTCGTGGACGCGGCCGCCGAATGCGGGCTGGACGTCAACGTGGACGGCCTGCAAGGGCACTTGAGCAGCTTCGACTTCCTGCCGGCGTGGACGCGCACCTGGCACCGGCGCAACCTGTTCACCGACCCGGAGGTGCTCGACGGCCAGGCCGAGTACCTGCGCACGCTCGCCGCCGCGCTCGCCGACCGGCCCAACTTCCTCGGCATGACCCTCGGCAACGAGGTCAACCAGTTCTCCGCCGGCCCGCACCCCGACCCCGACCGGGCGACCGGGGACGAGATCGACGCCTGGCTGGCGCGCATGCTGGCCGCCTGCGAGAAGGGCGCCCCCGGCAGACTGCACCTGCACGCCGAGTACGACGCCACCTGGTACCAGGACGACATGCCGTTCACCCCCGCCCAGGCCGCCCGGCACGGCGCGGTCACGGCCGTGCACTCCTGGGTCTTCAACGGCACCGCCCAGCGCCATGGCCGTACCGCCGTCCCCACCGAGCACCACGCCGCCTACCTCGTCGAACTCTCCAAGGCCTGGGCCGACGACCCGCACCGCCCGGTCTGGCTCCAGGAGGTCGGCGCACCCGCGCCGCTGGTCCCGCCCGAGCACGCAGCCGCCTTCACCGAGGCGACCGTCGTGAACGCGCTGGACTGCCCCGACCTGTGGGGCATCACCTGGTGGTGCTCCCACGACGTGTCCCGGGAGCTCGTCGACTTCCCGGAACTCGAATACGGACTCGGCCTGTTGACCAACGACCGGCACCCGAAGGACACGGCACGGGTACTGGCCGCGGCGGCATCGCGCGAGCACCCGGCGCCCGCGCCCCGGACCACCGCCCTCGTGGTCCCCGCGGAGCCGGGCTCGCGCTCCCGCTGCGCGCCCGGCGGCCCGGTCTTCGACGCCTTCTTCCGGCTCACCGCCGACGGCGCCCGGCCCACGACCGTCCTGGACACCCGTGCGGACGACGGCGACCACCTAGCCGCCCGGGCCATCACCGAAGTCGTCACTCCCGAACAGGTACTCCCCACCCCACAAGGAGGCACCAGCTCGTGA
- a CDS encoding endo-beta-N-acetylglucosaminidase — protein sequence MNPTRRTVLLAGAAAALLPPLPASAAPKATVAATQPYASYWYPDSLPSGSPGTGITWRSLKSWTAAGDPDLAFNAASVPLAPRFTPTPANTTARSGQARVQSLVSFGPTSGNPSQGSATADYYALTHWAYLDELVFWGGSSGEGLILAPNAPIVDAAHRHGVPVLGNIFLPPVTYGGQLRWTRDLAQKDAAGHYPLAAQLVAVAAAYGFDGWFVNAETGGGNAALGADMLGFVKELKALARGRGQRVTWYDAMTVNGTVSWQGALNSQNQAFFQAADDMFVDFRWSAGSLASSGQKAGQLGRSRYELWAGVDVESNGPDTVVDWDAIVPSGKAHITSIGFYRPEWTRNHLPASGTPGDFHAADDRFWTGRSLDPSRPDAADPWRAPAVSVADRSTVGGVPFATTFNTGHGLRWYEDGAVTSDTPWNHLGLQDRLPSRQWVVRTAGARPAVSFDFADAWRGGSSVLVDGELDAPTTVELYATRLPVGADTVVELTHRTDTGAVNVELAVALAEPGAPGATPPYTYLPVNPVNGWKTVTVPLTGLSGTLHSIAVRLTASEGPVKWRLGGLAVRDTVVTPEAPSGLRVTAASGGDLRLAWAPAPGDVRHYTLHRLLADGTRRFLGATCQRAYFLAGLQPEQGERAARLELRAVGELYTSSAAVTVTHTW from the coding sequence GTGAACCCCACCCGACGCACCGTCCTGCTCGCCGGCGCCGCGGCCGCCCTGCTGCCCCCGCTGCCCGCCTCCGCCGCCCCGAAAGCCACCGTCGCGGCCACCCAGCCGTACGCCTCGTACTGGTACCCCGACTCCCTGCCCTCCGGCTCGCCCGGCACCGGCATCACCTGGCGGAGCCTGAAGTCCTGGACGGCCGCAGGCGATCCGGACCTCGCCTTCAACGCCGCCTCGGTGCCGCTGGCACCCCGCTTCACCCCGACCCCGGCGAACACGACCGCCCGCTCGGGGCAGGCCCGCGTCCAGTCGCTGGTGTCCTTCGGGCCGACCTCGGGCAACCCCTCGCAGGGCTCGGCCACCGCCGACTACTACGCCCTCACGCACTGGGCGTACCTCGACGAGCTGGTGTTCTGGGGCGGCTCGTCCGGCGAGGGGTTGATCCTCGCCCCGAACGCACCGATCGTCGACGCCGCCCACCGCCACGGCGTCCCCGTGCTCGGCAACATCTTCCTGCCGCCCGTGACCTACGGCGGACAGCTGCGGTGGACGCGGGACCTGGCGCAGAAGGACGCCGCCGGGCACTACCCGCTCGCCGCGCAGCTGGTGGCCGTGGCCGCCGCGTACGGCTTCGACGGCTGGTTCGTGAACGCCGAGACGGGCGGCGGCAACGCGGCGCTGGGCGCCGACATGCTCGGCTTCGTCAAGGAGCTGAAGGCGCTGGCAAGGGGCCGGGGACAGCGGGTGACCTGGTACGACGCCATGACCGTGAACGGGACGGTGAGCTGGCAGGGGGCGCTGAACAGTCAGAACCAGGCGTTCTTCCAGGCCGCCGACGACATGTTCGTCGACTTCCGCTGGAGCGCGGGCAGCCTCGCCTCCTCCGGGCAGAAGGCCGGGCAACTGGGGCGCAGCCGCTACGAGTTGTGGGCGGGCGTCGACGTCGAGTCGAACGGGCCGGACACGGTCGTCGACTGGGACGCGATCGTGCCCAGCGGCAAGGCGCACATCACGTCCATCGGCTTCTACCGGCCCGAGTGGACGCGCAACCACCTGCCGGCCTCGGGCACTCCGGGCGACTTCCACGCCGCCGACGACCGGTTCTGGACCGGGCGTTCACTGGATCCCTCGCGGCCCGACGCCGCCGACCCCTGGCGGGCGCCCGCCGTGTCGGTCGCGGACCGGTCGACGGTCGGCGGGGTGCCCTTCGCGACCACCTTCAACACCGGGCACGGGCTGCGCTGGTACGAGGACGGGGCCGTCACGTCGGACACGCCGTGGAACCACCTCGGGCTCCAGGACCGACTGCCCTCGCGGCAATGGGTGGTACGGACGGCGGGGGCGCGGCCGGCCGTGTCGTTCGACTTCGCGGACGCGTGGCGGGGCGGCAGCAGCGTGCTGGTCGACGGTGAACTGGACGCGCCGACGACGGTCGAGCTGTACGCGACACGGCTGCCGGTCGGTGCCGACACGGTCGTCGAGCTGACGCACCGGACGGACACGGGGGCTGTGAACGTCGAGCTCGCGGTCGCCCTGGCGGAACCGGGCGCGCCGGGTGCGACACCGCCGTACACCTATCTGCCTGTGAACCCGGTCAACGGCTGGAAGACCGTGACCGTCCCGCTCACGGGTCTTTCCGGGACGCTCCACTCGATCGCCGTACGGCTCACCGCGAGCGAAGGCCCGGTGAAGTGGCGTCTCGGCGGCCTCGCGGTCCGCGACACCGTCGTCACCCCCGAGGCCCCTTCCGGCCTGCGCGTCACGGCGGCCTCCGGCGGCGACCTGCGCCTCGCCTGGGCTCCCGCACCCGGCGACGTACGCCACTACACCCTCCACCGCCTCCTGGCCGACGGCACCCGCCGCTTCCTCGGCGCGACCTGCCAGCGGGCGTACTTCCTCGCCGGCCTGCAGCCCGAACAGGGCGAGAGAGCGGCGCGGTTGGAGCTGCGCGCGGTGGGGGAGCTCTACACCTCGTCGGCCGCCGTCACCGTGACCCACACCTGGTGA
- a CDS encoding glycoside hydrolase family 38 C-terminal domain-containing protein — protein sequence MHDDRTLVEARLKRVLDERLRPAVYPESVPLEVAVWHAPGEPVPVAEGLAAEPEPIAVGARWGAPWATSWFRVTGTVPGAWAGRTVEAILDLGFDENMPGFQCEGLVYRPDGTPVKGLNPRNQWVRIGAPVEGGEEVRLHIEAASNPVILDYHPFLPTQLGDRETAGSDPQYTLTRMDLAVFDETVWQLVIDLEVLSELMAELPVESARRWDILRAVERALDAIDLQDVNATAEEARSRLAEVLATPAAPSAHCLSAVGHAHIDSAWLWPLRETVRKVARTTSNMTALLDDEPDFVFAMSQAQQWAWVKEHRPEVWARVKKAVADGRFVPAGGMWVESDTNMPGSEAMARQFVHGKRFFLDEFGIENEEAWLPDTFGFAAGLPQIIRAAGSKWLLTQKISWSQTNKFPHHTFRWEGIDGTRIFTHFPPVDTYNCSMKGSELAHAARNFKDKGVARHSLAPTGWGDGGGGTTREMVAKAARVRDLEGSATVTWETPRDFFEKAEAEYPEPPVWVGELYLELHRATLTSQAKTKQGNRRSEHLLREAELWAATAAVRTGFPYPYQKLDRLWKTVLLHQFHDILPGSSIAWVHREARATYERVAVELNAVIDAAQGALAGEGSTPLVFNAAPHARAGIPAGAAGTALIQGETRLSPRPGGGHVLDNGLLRVEIDARGLVVSAYDSTADRETIAPGRAANLLQLHPDFPNMWDAWDVDEFYRNTVTDLTDADEVSPGEDGTSVRVVRSFGASRVTQVLSLPPGERRLVLDTEVDWHETEKFLKLAFPLDVHAERYASETQFGHFHRPTHTNTSWEAAKFEACNHRFVHLEEPRWGVAVVNDSTYGHDVTRTVRTDGDRGTTTTVRVSLLRAPRFPDPETDQGVHRFRHALVPGAGIADAVREGWRINVPERRVEGACEVAPLVSVDQEAVVITAVKLADDGSGDVVVRFHEAHGGRVRAVLRAGFEVADVTVTDLLERPLADGAAVERDGARVAVRLRPFELVTLRLRRA from the coding sequence ATGCATGACGACCGCACCCTGGTCGAAGCCCGTCTCAAGCGCGTCCTGGACGAGCGCCTCCGTCCCGCCGTGTACCCCGAGAGCGTGCCGCTGGAGGTCGCGGTGTGGCACGCGCCCGGTGAGCCGGTGCCGGTCGCCGAGGGGCTGGCGGCCGAGCCCGAACCGATCGCCGTCGGTGCCCGCTGGGGTGCTCCGTGGGCGACCAGCTGGTTCCGCGTCACCGGGACGGTGCCCGGGGCGTGGGCCGGAAGGACCGTCGAGGCGATCCTCGACCTCGGCTTCGACGAGAACATGCCCGGCTTCCAGTGCGAGGGCCTGGTCTACCGCCCCGACGGCACCCCGGTGAAGGGTCTCAACCCGCGCAACCAGTGGGTGCGGATCGGGGCCCCCGTCGAGGGTGGCGAGGAGGTGCGCCTGCACATCGAGGCGGCCTCCAACCCGGTCATCCTCGACTACCACCCCTTCCTGCCGACACAGTTGGGCGACAGGGAGACCGCCGGCAGCGACCCCCAGTACACCCTGACCCGCATGGACCTCGCCGTCTTCGACGAGACCGTGTGGCAGCTGGTCATCGACCTGGAGGTGCTCAGCGAGCTGATGGCCGAGCTCCCGGTGGAGTCCGCCCGGCGCTGGGACATCCTGCGGGCGGTGGAGCGCGCGCTGGACGCGATCGACCTGCAGGACGTCAACGCCACGGCGGAGGAGGCCCGTTCGCGTCTGGCCGAGGTGCTGGCGACCCCCGCCGCTCCTTCCGCGCACTGCCTCAGCGCGGTCGGCCACGCGCACATCGACTCGGCGTGGCTGTGGCCGCTGCGCGAGACGGTCCGCAAGGTCGCCCGCACCACCTCCAACATGACGGCGCTCCTCGACGACGAGCCCGACTTCGTCTTCGCCATGTCCCAGGCCCAGCAGTGGGCGTGGGTGAAGGAGCACCGGCCCGAGGTGTGGGCGCGGGTGAAGAAGGCCGTGGCCGACGGCCGGTTCGTGCCGGCCGGCGGCATGTGGGTGGAGTCGGACACCAACATGCCCGGCTCGGAGGCGATGGCCCGTCAGTTCGTGCACGGCAAGCGTTTCTTCCTCGACGAGTTCGGCATCGAGAACGAGGAGGCCTGGCTGCCCGACACCTTCGGCTTCGCGGCCGGACTGCCGCAGATCATCCGGGCGGCCGGCTCCAAGTGGCTGCTGACCCAGAAGATCTCCTGGTCGCAGACGAACAAGTTCCCGCACCACACCTTCCGCTGGGAAGGCATCGACGGAACCCGGATCTTCACCCACTTCCCGCCGGTCGACACCTACAACTGCTCCATGAAGGGCAGCGAACTCGCCCACGCGGCACGCAACTTCAAGGACAAAGGAGTCGCCCGCCACTCCCTCGCCCCGACCGGCTGGGGCGACGGGGGCGGCGGCACCACCCGAGAGATGGTCGCGAAGGCCGCGCGCGTGCGCGACCTGGAGGGCTCGGCGACCGTCACCTGGGAGACTCCGCGGGACTTCTTCGAGAAGGCCGAGGCCGAATACCCCGAGCCGCCCGTATGGGTCGGCGAGCTGTACCTGGAACTCCACCGCGCCACGCTCACCAGCCAGGCGAAGACCAAGCAGGGCAACCGCCGCAGCGAACACCTCCTGCGCGAGGCCGAACTCTGGGCGGCCACCGCCGCCGTACGCACCGGATTCCCGTACCCCTACCAGAAGTTGGACCGCCTCTGGAAGACGGTGCTGCTGCACCAGTTCCACGACATCCTGCCGGGGTCGTCGATCGCGTGGGTGCACCGGGAGGCGCGGGCGACGTACGAGCGGGTCGCCGTCGAACTGAACGCCGTCATCGACGCCGCTCAAGGGGCCCTGGCGGGCGAGGGATCGACGCCCCTCGTCTTCAACGCGGCCCCGCACGCCCGCGCCGGCATCCCCGCGGGCGCCGCGGGCACGGCACTCATCCAGGGGGAGACGCGGCTCTCGCCGCGCCCCGGCGGCGGGCACGTCCTCGACAACGGTCTGCTGCGGGTGGAGATCGACGCCCGGGGTCTGGTCGTGTCCGCCTACGACAGCACGGCCGACCGCGAGACGATCGCCCCCGGCCGGGCCGCCAACCTCCTCCAGCTGCACCCCGACTTCCCGAACATGTGGGACGCCTGGGACGTGGACGAGTTCTACCGCAACACGGTGACGGACCTCACCGACGCCGACGAGGTGAGCCCCGGCGAGGACGGCACGTCCGTGCGGGTCGTGCGTTCCTTCGGCGCGTCGCGTGTCACCCAGGTGCTGTCGCTGCCGCCCGGTGAGCGGCGGCTGGTGCTGGACACGGAGGTGGACTGGCACGAGACGGAGAAGTTCCTCAAGCTCGCCTTCCCGCTCGACGTGCACGCCGAACGGTACGCGTCGGAGACCCAGTTCGGTCACTTCCACCGCCCCACCCACACCAACACCTCATGGGAGGCGGCGAAGTTCGAGGCCTGCAACCACCGCTTCGTCCACCTGGAGGAACCTCGCTGGGGTGTCGCCGTCGTCAACGACTCGACCTACGGCCACGACGTGACCCGTACCGTGCGCACCGACGGCGACCGCGGCACGACCACCACGGTCCGCGTGTCCCTGCTGCGCGCTCCGCGCTTCCCGGACCCGGAGACCGACCAGGGAGTGCACCGCTTCCGGCACGCGCTGGTGCCCGGGGCGGGCATCGCTGACGCGGTCCGGGAGGGCTGGCGCATCAACGTCCCGGAGCGGCGGGTGGAGGGCGCCTGCGAGGTCGCGCCGCTGGTCTCGGTCGATCAGGAGGCGGTGGTGATCACCGCCGTCAAGCTGGCCGACGACGGGAGCGGGGATGTGGTCGTCCGCTTCCACGAGGCCCACGGCGGGCGCGTCCGGGCCGTGCTCCGCGCCGGGTTCGAGGTCGCCGACGTCACGGTGACCGACCTCCTGGAGCGGCCGCTGGCTGACGGCGCCGCGGTGGAGCGCGACGGCGCGCGTGTCGCCGTACGCCTGCGCCCCTTCGAGCTGGTGACGCTGCGGCTGCGGAGGGCGTAG
- a CDS encoding TetR/AcrR family transcriptional regulator: MSPRNAATPATAHPAKQPPAGPRAEAKRQAIVKAARALFLREGFDASVDAIAAEAGVSKVTVYNHFGSKEALFVGVVKDSLDAPLDDTLAAAIEGLGDSDDLREAMVAAARAWVAEVRANPDVLALRNVVARELHRFPELAAAWHRRGTEHHHPAMARALRHLADEGRLEVGDLDVAILQLYSLLVYPHLVFSAYGAEVDDDLTDRLITGGVDMFLRHYGARADRNRDPA, translated from the coding sequence ATGAGCCCGAGGAACGCCGCCACCCCCGCCACCGCGCATCCCGCCAAGCAGCCGCCGGCCGGCCCCCGCGCGGAGGCGAAACGGCAGGCCATCGTGAAGGCGGCTCGCGCGCTCTTCCTGCGGGAGGGTTTCGACGCCAGTGTCGACGCGATCGCCGCGGAGGCGGGCGTGTCGAAGGTGACGGTCTACAACCACTTCGGCAGCAAGGAGGCCCTGTTCGTCGGGGTCGTCAAGGACTCCCTGGACGCGCCGCTCGACGACACGCTGGCCGCGGCGATCGAGGGGCTCGGCGACTCGGACGACCTGCGGGAGGCCATGGTCGCCGCGGCGCGGGCCTGGGTGGCCGAGGTCCGCGCGAACCCCGACGTCCTGGCCCTGCGCAACGTCGTCGCCCGTGAGCTGCACCGCTTCCCGGAACTCGCGGCGGCCTGGCACCGCCGGGGTACCGAGCACCATCACCCGGCGATGGCGCGGGCGCTGCGGCACCTGGCCGACGAAGGACGCCTGGAGGTCGGTGACTTGGACGTGGCGATCCTGCAGCTGTACTCGCTGCTGGTCTATCCGCACCTGGTGTTCAGCGCCTACGGCGCCGAAGTGGACGACGACCTGACGGACCGTCTGATCACCGGCGGGGTCGACATGTTCCTGCGGCACTACGGAGCACGGGCCGACAGGAACCGCGACCCCGCCTGA
- a CDS encoding DHA2 family efflux MFS transporter permease subunit, with protein MSHLHRTTPDTAHHPPAPQEDTATRRPGLLLAVLCLAQFMLILDVTVVNVALPDMAADLALGRETLTWVVTAYTLCFGGLMLLGGRLADALGAHRTVLAGLAVFTAASLVSGLATGAPMLLTGRTLQGVGAALMSPAALSIVTTGFHGEARNKALGVWAAIGGTGSAVGVLLGGALTDGPGWKWVFYINVPVGAFALAVLPALLPKRPARPARLDVPGALLATTGTASLIYGLVKAGDTGWGSAPAVLPLLGSLLLYGVFVAVERRSRAPLMDLRMFTRRPVVAGVFLMLTATALLIAYFFLGSVYLQHVRGFSPLRTGLVFLPVAVATGLGAHLGSRLVGRIGSRATAVAGMAVAAAGTVPLTTLSAGAGVYAAVVPGLAVASFGLGAVLVTATTTALAMVAHEEAGLASGVVNTFHEVGGSIGVAVMSTVAASGIDHGTAAGFSDAFTFGAVAAAASALVALVLVPRGRPQVPPGMTMH; from the coding sequence ATGAGCCACCTCCACCGCACCACCCCGGACACGGCGCACCATCCGCCCGCTCCCCAGGAGGACACCGCCACGCGCCGACCGGGGCTGCTGCTCGCCGTGCTCTGTCTGGCGCAGTTCATGCTCATCCTCGACGTCACCGTCGTGAACGTCGCGCTGCCCGACATGGCCGCCGACCTCGCCCTCGGCCGCGAGACCCTGACCTGGGTGGTCACCGCGTACACCCTCTGCTTCGGCGGACTGATGCTGCTCGGTGGCCGGCTCGCCGACGCCCTCGGCGCCCACCGCACCGTACTGGCGGGTCTCGCGGTGTTCACCGCCGCCTCGCTGGTCAGCGGGCTGGCGACGGGCGCACCCATGCTGCTGACCGGCCGCACCCTGCAGGGCGTCGGCGCCGCCCTGATGTCCCCGGCCGCCCTGTCGATCGTCACCACCGGCTTCCACGGCGAGGCACGCAACAAGGCACTCGGCGTCTGGGCGGCCATCGGCGGCACCGGATCCGCCGTGGGCGTCCTGCTGGGCGGCGCACTGACGGACGGCCCCGGCTGGAAGTGGGTCTTCTACATCAACGTCCCCGTCGGCGCCTTCGCCCTCGCGGTCCTGCCCGCCCTGCTCCCCAAGCGCCCGGCCCGGCCGGCGCGCCTGGACGTGCCCGGCGCGCTGCTCGCGACCACCGGCACCGCGTCGCTCATCTACGGCCTGGTGAAGGCGGGCGACACGGGATGGGGGAGTGCGCCCGCGGTACTGCCGCTGCTCGGTTCGCTCCTCCTGTACGGCGTTTTCGTCGCCGTCGAGCGCCGCTCCCGCGCCCCGCTGATGGACCTGCGCATGTTCACCCGCCGTCCGGTCGTCGCGGGCGTGTTCCTGATGCTGACGGCGACGGCGCTGCTGATCGCCTACTTCTTCCTGGGCTCCGTCTACCTCCAACACGTGCGCGGATTCAGCCCGTTGCGGACCGGGCTGGTGTTCCTGCCCGTCGCCGTGGCCACCGGACTCGGGGCGCACCTGGGCTCCCGGCTGGTCGGCCGGATCGGCAGCCGCGCCACAGCGGTGGCCGGCATGGCGGTCGCGGCCGCCGGGACCGTACCGCTGACCACGCTGTCCGCAGGCGCCGGCGTGTACGCGGCCGTCGTCCCCGGCCTCGCCGTGGCCTCCTTCGGTCTCGGCGCCGTCCTCGTCACCGCCACCACCACCGCGCTCGCGATGGTCGCCCACGAGGAGGCCGGGCTGGCCTCGGGCGTCGTCAACACCTTCCACGAGGTGGGCGGTTCGATCGGCGTCGCCGTGATGTCCACGGTGGCCGCCTCCGGCATCGACCACGGGACGGCCGCCGGGTTCTCGGACGCCTTCACGTTCGGCGCGGTCGCCGCGGCCGCGAGCGCGCTGGTCGCCCTGGTGCTCGTACCGCGCGGAAGGCCCCAGGTGCCGCCGGGCATGACCATGCACTGA
- a CDS encoding YciI family protein has protein sequence MAKYLLLKHYRGAPAPVNDVPMEQWTPEEISAHVQYMRDFADRLVKSGEYVDGQALAPEGTWVRYDGEGRPPVTDGPFAETKDLIAGWMVIDVDSHERAVELAGELSAAPGAGGKPIHEWLELRPFLAASPTVTECHPGG, from the coding sequence ATGGCGAAGTACCTGCTGCTGAAGCACTACCGCGGCGCCCCGGCCCCGGTGAACGACGTCCCCATGGAACAGTGGACGCCTGAGGAGATCTCGGCGCACGTGCAGTACATGCGGGACTTCGCGGACCGGCTGGTGAAGAGCGGGGAGTACGTCGACGGGCAGGCACTCGCTCCCGAGGGGACCTGGGTGCGGTACGACGGTGAGGGGCGCCCGCCCGTGACCGACGGGCCGTTCGCCGAGACCAAGGACCTCATCGCCGGGTGGATGGTCATCGACGTCGACAGCCACGAGCGGGCCGTGGAGCTTGCGGGGGAGCTGTCGGCGGCGCCCGGGGCCGGGGGCAAGCCGATCCACGAGTGGCTGGAGCTGCGGCCCTTCCTCGCCGCGTCGCCCACCGTCACGGAGTGCCACCCCGGTGGATGA
- a CDS encoding RNA polymerase sigma factor, which translates to MDEALLRSLTPSVLTVLVRRGADFAEAEDAVQDALVEAVRGWPADPPRDPKGWLVTVAWRKFLDQTRSDTARRRREDRVEEEPAPGPAPAVDDTLQLYFLCAHPSLTPSSAVALTLRAVGGLTTRQIAQAYLVPEATMAQRISRAKRTVAGVRFDQPGDVATVLRVLYLVFNEGYSGDVDLAAEAIRLTRQLAAAVDHPEVSGLLALMLLHHARRAARTAPDGGLVPLAEQDRGRWDTRLIAEGIGILQAALARDRLGEFQAQAAIAALHADAPTAAETDWVQIVEWYDELARLTDSPVVRLNRAVAVGEADGPRAGLAALAQVDSAVPRYTAVAAYLHERDGDLATAARLYAEAAHKAPNLAERDHLTRQASRLNTHRD; encoded by the coding sequence GTGGATGAGGCACTGCTCAGAAGCCTCACCCCGAGCGTGCTCACCGTCCTCGTGCGCCGCGGAGCCGACTTCGCGGAGGCCGAGGACGCCGTACAGGACGCGCTCGTCGAGGCCGTCCGCGGCTGGCCCGCCGACCCGCCCCGGGACCCCAAGGGCTGGCTGGTGACCGTGGCCTGGCGGAAGTTCCTCGACCAGACCCGCTCGGACACCGCACGCCGCCGACGCGAGGACCGCGTCGAGGAGGAACCGGCTCCCGGCCCCGCGCCCGCCGTGGACGACACGCTCCAGCTGTACTTCCTGTGCGCCCACCCCTCGCTCACCCCGTCCTCCGCCGTGGCCCTCACCCTGCGCGCGGTCGGCGGACTCACCACCCGGCAGATCGCCCAGGCCTACCTGGTGCCCGAGGCGACCATGGCCCAGCGGATCAGCCGGGCCAAGCGGACCGTGGCCGGCGTGCGGTTCGACCAGCCCGGGGACGTCGCCACCGTGCTGCGCGTCCTCTACCTCGTCTTCAACGAGGGCTACTCCGGTGACGTCGACCTCGCCGCCGAGGCCATCCGGCTCACCCGGCAGCTCGCCGCCGCCGTCGACCACCCCGAGGTGTCCGGGCTGCTGGCCCTGATGCTGCTCCACCACGCCCGGCGCGCCGCCCGCACCGCGCCCGACGGCGGGCTGGTCCCGCTCGCCGAGCAGGACCGCGGCCGGTGGGACACGCGCCTGATCGCCGAGGGCATCGGGATCCTCCAGGCGGCCCTCGCCCGCGACCGGCTGGGCGAGTTCCAGGCGCAGGCCGCCATCGCCGCCCTCCACGCCGACGCGCCCACCGCCGCGGAGACCGACTGGGTGCAGATCGTCGAGTGGTACGACGAACTCGCGCGCCTGACCGACAGCCCCGTCGTCCGGCTCAACCGCGCGGTCGCCGTCGGCGAGGCGGACGGACCGCGCGCCGGCCTGGCCGCGCTCGCGCAGGTGGACTCCGCCGTGCCCCGGTACACCGCGGTGGCGGCCTACCTCCACGAACGCGACGGCGACCTGGCCACGGCGGCCCGCCTGTACGCCGAGGCGGCCCACAAGGCCCCGAACCTCGCCGAACGTGACCATCTGACCCGCCAGGCGTCCCGCCTCAACACCCACCGAGACTGA
- a CDS encoding FadR/GntR family transcriptional regulator: MDETAPQKGTVTQRAIEQIKAFIAEGRLEPGQRLPTERDLAVQLGISRSSMREAIRALTVLGVLEARHGSGIYVTQLEAGDLLETFGVVADLSRGPRLVELLEVRRILESTATALAAARITPDQLAEVEKHLLAMNVTDDPEEILAHDLAFHREIAAAAGNDTMAAILDGLSSRTFRARVWRGYQEEGAFERTRREHAAIHRALVSRDPEAARAAAAAHVGEVEEWLRAQLGG; the protein is encoded by the coding sequence GTGGACGAGACAGCCCCGCAGAAGGGCACCGTGACGCAGCGCGCCATCGAGCAGATCAAGGCGTTCATCGCGGAGGGCCGGCTGGAACCGGGCCAGCGCCTGCCCACCGAGCGCGACCTCGCCGTGCAGCTCGGCATCTCCCGCAGCTCGATGCGGGAGGCGATCCGGGCGCTGACCGTGCTGGGGGTGCTGGAGGCGAGGCACGGCTCCGGCATCTACGTCACCCAGCTGGAGGCCGGCGACCTGCTGGAGACCTTCGGCGTCGTCGCCGACCTCTCGCGGGGGCCGCGCCTGGTGGAACTGCTGGAGGTGCGGCGCATCCTGGAGTCGACGGCGACGGCGCTGGCGGCGGCCCGCATCACGCCCGACCAACTGGCCGAGGTGGAGAAGCATCTGCTGGCGATGAACGTCACCGACGACCCCGAGGAGATCCTCGCCCACGACCTCGCCTTCCACCGCGAGATCGCGGCGGCGGCCGGCAACGACACCATGGCGGCCATCCTGGACGGCCTGTCGTCCCGGACCTTCCGTGCCCGGGTCTGGCGCGGCTACCAGGAAGAGGGCGCCTTCGAACGGACCCGCCGGGAGCACGCGGCGATCCACCGCGCCCTGGTGTCCCGCGATCCGGAGGCGGCACGGGCGGCGGCGGCCGCGCACGTGGGCGAGGTGGAGGAGTGGCTGCGCGCCCAACTGGGCGGCTGA